GTACCTGAGCGCTGCGCGCTCAGGAGAGAACGGCCTCGCTGCGCTCGGCCGGGAGGCCCCCCGCTTCGCGGGGGGCCAGGGAGCCACCTCGCTGCGCTCGGTGGGCGGGTCCCAGACCGCTGCGCGGTCTGGAGGTAATCCACCTCGCTGCGCTCGGTGGCCGGCCCTTCGGGCCGGTAAGGCCTGCGCTTCGCTTAGGCCTCAGGTCTGTTCGCTTCGCTCTCTGACCTGGGGGAATCCGCTTCGCGGCTTCCCGGGGGCGGGCTCCGCTTCGCTGCGCCCGGGGCGGCCGCTGCGCGGCCTTGGCCCGCGAAGCGGGCCCGGATGGCAGCAGAGGAAGGGGCGGCACTGTGCGGACACCTCCCCTGGCGGGCCCAACACGTATACCCCAGAACGGCCCTGACGGCCTGTCTACAGCCCACTGACCTGCGCAAACACCCCTGGACAGACCGGGCAGAGAACGAGCCCCACAAGAGCGTACAGCGCCCCATCTGTTCACCACCGCACCCCACCCACCACCAAAACACACCTACCTGACAGGCAGTCAGATGTACTGAGGGAATTCAATACGTCGGTCTGGAGGAATCTATGGACCGTCCTGATAGCCCATGAAATCGAATTCCAGCACACCCCGCATAAACCATGAGCGGCCCGACTAAGGGGCCAGGTCTGGAAATTCAATCCGCCCGCCACTACCGGGTGGAACGGCCGGGACCCTGCCGCGGCGCCACGCCTCCGCCGGCTTCAGCACGAACCGTCCCGGACGGGCTTGCGCCACTAACCCACCCGCTCGGCACCCTGCGTCCGGTGTGGGCCAGGACCTCACGGATCCGCGCACTCGACTCACTCACTCCATCAGGGAGCCCGGTGCGCAGCCGGGGGCTTGCGGGGCTAACCCTCACGCGGTCCACCCTCAGCCCACAACGGCCGAACGCCCCCGGGCAAGCGCCCTGTCAAGGACTCGCGAATCCGCTCTCCAGGGCCTCTGACCAGGCACGGAACGAATATTCGCGAGAACTCGCACCCGGCCGCGATCACTCGCACGGTTGCCCCTGTCCCGCCCACACAACCCGGCATGCCGACCCGGCACGCCCCGCCTATGAGGAGAACCCCATGTCCCGACTCGCCCTGCTCGTCGTCCTCCAGGCCGTCATCACCGGCCTGCTGCTCCTGGCCGCCCTCGGGTACGCCACGTACCGGTACCCGCGGCTCGTCGCACCCCTGGGGGTGGTCGGCGCATTCGCCGCCGCCTACGCCGGCACCCTCGCCGTCGTGGTCGCCCTATGACCACAGACCAGCGTCGCTGCCCGTGCCGGGCTGGCGCCCCCTGGGCTACCCCTGCTTCGGATGCGTGGACCAGCCCGCTCACTCGCTTCACCCGCCCCGGTCAAGTGTTCGTGAGCATCGCAATGACGACCAGGCCGACCGCGAGCAGGCCGGTCGAGGATCCCCGCCGTTCTCCCATCGGAGTGCTGGTGGTCCGGTGGGAGAACGGCTTACGGGGGGTCAGGACGGGGCCCCAAGGCACGAGTTCGGGCGGTGTTTCGCGAGGAGCGACAAACAGCGTTCTTTGGCACAAATCTGCTAGGGGCTTATCAAGGACCGAAACCCGCGAGATCTCGGCCCCCGTCGGCCGTCTTCACACAGCGGCTCTCGCTCCCGGCCAACCCCGGCGCAACGCCGGCACCTTCGAGAGGAACACCATGTCCACCACCACGTCCGCCCAGACCGAGACGAGCGAGACCGCCGACACCAACGCTCAGCAGCTGACCCGGCTGCGGCGCCAGCGCGACGGACTCATCGCGGTGCTCGGCGTCGTCCTCGCCATCGGCGGAGGTCTGCTGGTACGGCTGGCGCCGTCCTGGGCCGACCCGGCACAGGTATCCATCGGTACGGGGGGCCTGTACGCCGCGCTGATGGTGCCGTACCTGTTTCGGCGCCGGTGACGTCACCGGCAGACTCACCGGTTTCCTCCCCATCATGATCCGCGGTTTCCCAGTAGCCCGGTCGACTGACAACGGCCAGGACCCGAGAGCGACGTAATTGGCTGCCGTGAACGAGATGATCGTGATGGTGGGTCCGCCCGCCGGTCGTCAGTGCAGCCAACGGCCGGGGCAGGCCTCTGAGTACTCCGGCCGCTGCGCCCGGCGCCGGACTGGCCGATGGAGCACAAAGCGAGTGATCAGCCGATCACCGTCCACAACTGCGGCGGCCCCACACCGCGCCGAGAACGGCCTGCTACTGGTGGCTCACAAGCCGTCAGTCCGCCGGTGAGGTCCGGCATTGCCGCTGGTGATTCGCGGACACACCGGTGAGGTTCAGGCGGGGCGGCGCTGTGACCTGGGGTGGGGAGGTTCTCCCCTCGCCCGGTGAGTCACGGGCCAATCTGTTCTCTTTCGGTGACGTCGAGAAGGTGGCGGTGGTGAGGAAGGCGGGACGGCGAAGCCGTGTTGGGCGCCTTGCAGTTCCGTCAGCTCGGTGGGGCCGCCGAAGGCCGGCAGGCCCCGGTCGGCGCGCTGCTGGAACGGTCGAAGGGTCAGCGGGTCGCCCGGGTGATCCAGTCCGGGTATGCGGCTCTGCGGGGTCGATTGCGAACTCAATGGCTCGGCTTCGGCGCGGCAGCGTGTACGACCTGGGGGGCTTGGGGCCCCGCCTCGGGGATGAGGGGTGGTCCGGCTGGCGGGTGAGACGGGCCCCGTGGAGTGGGGGCTTGGGGTTGATGAGTGAGGTGGGGGGTGGGTTGAAGGATGGGGGTGTGGCCCTGGGAGGCAGGGTGCCCTGAAAGTTCTTCGGAGGATTGTGATGGTCGTGTCGCGTCGTAAGGCTGCTGGGCTGGTTGTGGCGATTGCTGTTACTGCCGGGTTGGTCACGGCTGCTGGGGCGTCTGCCGAGCATCGGGAGGGGAAGGCCTCGGTTGCGCGGGTGGTGGGGAGTGCGGAGTTTTCGTTGCCGTACTCGAAGGACGACGATGTGCGGTCGTTCAGCTTTGATGCGCGGGCGGTGCCGTACAGCCGGCCGTTGCCGGGGATTCCTACCGGGCTGCCCACGGATGCGTGGGGGACGGTGAAGGTGTCGCACTACTTCGCGGAGAACGGGACGACGGTCACGGCGGACGGGAAGGTCGACTGTCTGGTGACCGGGCCGCGCACGGCGACGTTGACGGCGATCATCACTCGGGTGGATGCCGGGGGGCCTGACTGGGTGGGGAAGCGGATCGGGTTCAGTGTGTACGACGGGGGCAAGGACGAGGGGCGGTCCGGTGACCGGGTCGGGTTCTCGTGGAACGGTGTGAACCTCCTGCCCGACGGTGAGAAGGAGCCGAAGGACGCGGAGGTCGGCACGTGCATGGCGCCGGCGCCGTATGCGCCGGTGACGAAGGGCGGGTACACGGTGCGGCACGTCGACCTGCCGTTGTTCCCCGGGCAGGGCTGAGCCGCTGGGCCGTCAGGCGTACGCGGAGATCAGGCGGGACAGGTGGCGGCCCGCTACCAGGAGCGGGGTCTGGCTTTCGCTGACCTGGGCGGCCATTTCCGCGCCTTCCAGGGTGCTGATGACGGTGAGGGCCAGGTCGCGGGCGTCGTCTTCGGAGAGGCCGTTCGCGAGGAGCTTGTCCTCGACCAGGCGGCGCCAGTTGGCGAAGGCCACCGCGCAGGCGGCCTGGAGGTCCGGCATGCGGCCGACCGATTCGAGGGCGGTGGCCGTCACCGGGCAGCCGTCGAGCCAGGTGGAGTCCCGTAGGGCCTCGGCGAGGAGGACGGCCACGGCTTCGACTGCTTCGGCGGGATCGGTGCGTGAGTCGAGGCCGCGTGCGAGGAGGGCGGCGAACTCCTGGTCGCCGAAGGCGATGGCGGCGACCGCGAGCTCCTGCTTGCCGCCGGGGAAGAAGTGGTAGAGCGAGCCGAGGGTGGCCTCGGCCTCCTTGACCAGCTGCTTCACCGGGGTGCTCTCGTACCCGCCGTGCTGCATGAGGCGGGAGGCGGTGCGGACCAGGCGGTCGCGGGTGCCGGGAGCGGCGGAGGTGGTCGCGGGCGTCATGGGCACGATCTTACCCCCGGAATTGGATAGAGCGTTCGTTCTAGTGCGTGCTACGGTCACCCAGAGCGCTAGAGCGATCGTTCTAGTCGGAGTGTTCACTTCAGGGGGAGACGTATGTCCACGGGCAAGAACAGCGTCAGTGTCGTCGGTCTGGGTCCCATGGGGCAGGCCATGGCCGCCGCTTATCTGGACGCCGGGTACGAGGTGACCGTGTGGAACCGCAGCGCCGGGAAGGACGCCGGGCTGGTGGAGCGCGGGGCGCGGCGGGCCGCCACCGCGGCGGAGGCGGTGGCCGCTTCCGGGGTC
This window of the Streptomyces sp. NBC_00239 genome carries:
- a CDS encoding TetR/AcrR family transcriptional regulator; its protein translation is MTPATTSAAPGTRDRLVRTASRLMQHGGYESTPVKQLVKEAEATLGSLYHFFPGGKQELAVAAIAFGDQEFAALLARGLDSRTDPAEAVEAVAVLLAEALRDSTWLDGCPVTATALESVGRMPDLQAACAVAFANWRRLVEDKLLANGLSEDDARDLALTVISTLEGAEMAAQVSESQTPLLVAGRHLSRLISAYA